From Scomber scombrus chromosome 6, fScoSco1.1, whole genome shotgun sequence, the proteins below share one genomic window:
- the LOC133981806 gene encoding protein FAM3C-like, with amino-acid sequence MSSLLLILAVIVVTVVLQKYSSPVKAEWTRDLSGGFFGQKKKTLPAKQSAASCSPHRNCPSDHFSFFLQSGAANVVGPKICVQNQLVLGSVKNNAGPGINIVIINGRSAEVLHSAYFNMYSGDVSPLIELLKNIQKGSIVLMASYDDPSTKLTDDARKLISELGSSAVSSLGFRDNWVFVGGKGFKAQSDYEKHLKNDKEKNKYENWPELIQLQGCIPKYPE; translated from the exons ATGTCATCGCTGCTGCTGATTCTCGCCGTCATCGTTGTGACTGTCGTCCTGCAGAAATACAGCAGTCCAGTAAAAG CTGAATGGACTCGAGACTTATCGGGAGGTTTCTTTggtcagaagaagaagacgcTTCCCGCCAAACAGTCAG CTGCTTCCTGTTCTCCACACAGAAACTGTCCCAGCGATCATTTCAGCTTCTTCCTGCAGAGCGGCGCCGCCAACGTGGTCGGCCCGAAGATCTGCGTCCAGAACCAGCT AGTTCTCGGGTCGGTGAAGAACAACGCCGGGCCTGGAATCAACATAGTGATTATTAACG GAAGGAGTGCAGAGGTTTTGCATTCGGCTTATTTCAACATGTACAGCGGCG ATGTGTCTCCGCTCATCGAGCTGCTGAAAAACATCCAGAAAGGTTCGATCGTCCTGATGGCTTCATACGACGACCCGTCCACCAA GCTGACGGACGATGCCAGGAAGTTGATCTCAGAACTCGGCAGCTCGGCCGTCTCGTCTCTGGGCTTCAGGGATAACTGGGTGTTCGTTGGAGGGAAAGGGTTCAAAGCCCAGAGCGACTACGAGAAG caTCTGAAAAACGACAAAgagaagaataaatatgaaaactgGCCCGAGCTCATCCAGCTGCAGGGCTGCATCCCCAAATACCCCGAGTGA